In Topomyia yanbarensis strain Yona2022 chromosome 2, ASM3024719v1, whole genome shotgun sequence, one DNA window encodes the following:
- the LOC131681940 gene encoding pupal cuticle protein C1B-like, with the protein MFAKVIILAIVAIACTNGKPLVAAPLVAASPAVVTAQSSQFISRNYNGIAAAYTAPVAAAYSAPFAAAAYTAPLSSSAYTAAAYTAPVAAAYTAPFAAAYTAPVAAAAPLAAAYTASPYYPYVL; encoded by the exons ATGTTTGCCAAAGTG ATCATCCTCGCCATAGTTGCCATCGCTTGCACCAACGGAAAACCACTCGTCGCTGCCCCACTGGTGGCCGCTAGCCCTGCTGTTGTGACTGCCCAAAGTTCCCAGTTTATTTCCCGGAACTATAATGGAATTGCTGCCGCCTATACTGCCCCGGTAGCAGCTGCATACAGTGCTCCTTTCGCCGCTGCAGCATACACTGCTCCACTGAGCTCGTCGGCGTATACCGCCGCCGCCTACACTGCTCCAGTTGCCGCTGCTTATACTGCTCCTTTCGCTGCAGCGTACACTGCTCCTGTGGCAGCTGCCGCTCCACTTGCCGCCGCTTATACCGCTTCCCCATACTATCCCTATGTGCTGTGA